The genomic interval tataaagcaTAAAGTCACATAAACTCTTGAATCACACTTAGAATTTAATTCATTTAGATGTTATTTTTAGAAGACTTCACTTTACCACCCCACTGTCACTGACTGGTGTTCTTATTGCTGTACCTACCAGCTGTGACATGTTTCTATTCGATCAAACCACAGGATAGAAAGTCTTCACTGATAGCATATagccacattttcttttaaaaggctGTGAGCAGATTCTAAAAACACTCTTCAAATCATCAGTTTTGGAGCAGGTAACGTCCCCCTGGTGGACACGTTACTGACGCTCGGTCAGTACGAAACACGGCAGTCGACTCCTGGTATTGGACAACATTAAGTATGAGACTACAAAGAAGCAAAAGGTCCAATAAAGTCTGTTACATGTGGAGTTGCCTATTGCTCGCATGTGGAGCTCCACTCCACACAATAATGAATGTAAACACGGACATTTTTGTCTACAAGCTGTTCTGGGAGAGTTCCCTGCCAATGTGGATCTTTCGATAGCAGCAACAGAATTTTTCCTGTACAAGAGGAATGTGACGTTATCTTTACTATTTTGATACTCTGACAGAACCAAACATgtattttccttcatttttattatctgtgGACTGTTGGTTTTAACGTTTGGTTGCGATATGTTTTAAGTGTTGTTGGGCTCTGTTACTTCCCTCATAGGGGCGTGCCAAAGGGaatatgaaaatgtgttttgctttttctttgtggAAACTTAAGTATTATTTTCCTCCATGTTACACAGCGTTCCTGATGCATATACAGGAACTTCCCCCGAGTTCGAGATCTTTGGGTCGAATGTTTAAGCAGTTTGTGACAAACAAAGCACTGATCCCAATCACCTCAAAGGCGAGAGCCGTTGAACGGCTCGCTGTCGATTTGTTGAGGAAAAGCTCTCCCTGCTGTGCATAGCTGGGAACTGCAGGTGGCTGGTAAAATTCACTGAGCTATGAATTATGGTTTTTTTAATTCCAAATATTGTTGCGTTTCAGAAGATCTTCCTGATctggacttttgtttttcccttgGAGGGCAGTATGACAATGAGGATAAATACGGGAGGTTAAAATAGCATCAATGTGCATGGCGTCATCCGGTTACTCGaggaattattgtttttttagtttttttactttgaacatGTGAACCACTGCAGAGGACGtcagagtttaaataaatactagaTCATCACTGTGGCCCTTGTTTGCTTCAAGCTTTGCCCTGTTTATCTCGTTTATCTTTCTTTCCAATAGCTTCAAAAGGGTGTCAGCTGGACAAACAGGCACTAAGCCACTGTGGGAACAACTTTAATCTCTAAGCACATATTCATATATAAGGTCAGCACATACCTGTTTTTGGTATACAGTGCTGTTTGTTGGGTGACAAGTTACGTGAACACATGATCCCCGTCTAATCAGAGCTTATAAAATTGCATTAAGCAGTAGGTTATTacaaaattctatttttattagaatgagactttttttttttttttttttttttttaaaacactacaatactggaaaaaaatggCTTGGAGTTTCCCAggtctttaaaactttaaagcaaaaaaaaaaaaaggtttttcagttgAGATTTATCTTTCAGCCCTGGGGTTTCCTCTGTTGGAgttcaacatgtttttgttctgcttcaaCTTGTCAAAAATTTGATTGTCATCAGATTGCAGATGTGTAATTGCAATCACTCATATTTGTACATTAagggaagtaaaaaaacaaaacaaaactattacTAACCCCaacaaaaatactgatttttttttctttttaaataatgaatttcCAGTGCAGTAGTTGGGATTCGTTGTTGGCTTTGTTTGTGCAAGATGAGCTACATTCAACAGAAACCTGAGTCGGTTCTGAGGCGTTTTCATCTAATCTGagacatttgtttctttgagGAATCCAGATCGGACAGAACCGATCAGAATCGGACGGATCGTTCCAGTCACATGATATCCAAGTTACATGCATGGACTGTGGAAGTTAGTCTGTTGTAAAGTTTGATGATTATTTCCAGTCATACAAACAGCAACACAAGATAGTACAGCGAATTGAAGAACATATAACATtatattagaatatttaaaatctaaaggAAAGTCCAACCAGTAAGCTGCTTTGAAAAGATGAGATAATTAAAAGGTTGATCTGATTCTTTATAACATAAATCCGATCTGGAATATTTactaattgtgtgtttttttttttacacaatcagTGTAGAAAAGATTCCAAATCAAACTCTTTATCTTGACTATGTTTTCTCCATTCAAGTCCCTTAATGGTACTCATACATAACCTGGTTTGACACAGACCTTGAGAAGATATAGTATTGGTGgtctttatttcataaaatagaCGTAATAGCCTTAAAATATCTTggaaaaaactatttacaatgTCTAAGTGCAAGTTGAAGTCTGAATTTATATTTCCAGGTTTGAGCTTGGCTTGACTGCAGCTAAGCTAGCAGCCATTTTATGCCGTGACTGACGTTAAATATCTTCAGCAAACGTTGCCTTTCATAAAATCATTTAGAGGAAGAAATCTTCTCTTCATCCATCAAAAATTAAACCTCCATCATCGTCAAAGATGAAGACCTCTGAAGAATCAGTGACGCTTGCAGAAGCAGGTGAGAAGCTGTCTTATAAATCTATAACTCACTGATGGgtgcaaacatttccaaagttTTTGAAGATGACTGCAGCAAACATTAAGTGAGAGAACTGAGATTGAGCTTTATAATTTAAATCTCAATCTCACTATTCCATGACACAAGACTGTATAATCTTAAAGGTATCAAAGAAGGATAAGCTTATGCTTatcatgttttcttctgctaaTTTTCTTAATAACACCTATTTTGATAAGTGAACAGTATTCGAGACAGAAATCTTTCTGAAGAATTCTGATCAAGTTCCAAAAATTACTCTGATGTTTgcctgaaatttaaaaataaaacaaacaaaatgaaatgaaatcattttctTGCAATTCTCACCTCTTCTGGATCAGAAACCTGCAACATTCCTGTCAAATTTTTGGACGGATTCCCTGCCATGCCAGTGATAAAGGAAAATTACACCGTAGAAAAATGTAGCAGATGCAAACTCGATGCGGCTTCAGCAAAGCGCCCAAAACgtaatttttaattcattgttaaagtaaaactgtgaaggaaaaataatttaattgtccAAGGTTTCACAAGAAACTGAACTGAtgggtttaaaaaaactgtttactttATCAAAACACCATAACaatatttgcatgtttgttgtGTAATTAATGTGTGCTATACAATGAGTAGTCAGAGGTATATTGAAGTGATGGTTAAACTGCTTTAAAACATTGAAAGAATTAATCTTTCCATTCACTAATTCACTtaagcttaatttatttttttattttagagagaTACAATGAAACAGTAGTTTATAAAGGAGTATGCTGGTTCAGTGTAACACCCATCCAAACAGAATACCCCTTCACAAAGGTCAGAATGCTGATTTGATAAAATGGCCTCGATAAACTGACAAGGCTAAATTTATCTAAGTTTATGCTAAACTGACAGGGTATGCCAAACCGACTAACACCTGGCCCCTGTTGGCCCCTCTCTAGAACCGCCCATGGTTGGATAGTTTTATCTTATGAAAAGATTTTAGCCAATTATGGTATTGatgataataaacaaaataggaaaatgtaaaagcaaTTCCACAAcctgtaatatttatttgctcAAATTTATCACAAAATACAATAGATTTTACCCCTGCGGTTTTCTTTGCCATACTTGGCCAGAACTGCAACCTATTAAAATTTCTCCTCACTTTATGTACCATGAAAACATGACTATTAtaataaatgaatcaataaattgAGCACTTTTTCCTCTCCCTTCTTTTCGGAAGTATTTAATGCATGAGGTCACAAAGAAGGAGGAAACAGATCTCGATAGCTAAGATGGCGGAGGAACAGCAGGAATCCTCGCAGGGAGAGATGGAAGGTGAGAAAATCAGTTGCTCGTGAAAATCTCCAACAAGGTGCGCTGACATTTATCGGGCAGCTGGAGCTGAGATTATTGCATCTCTCCGCAGAGGGTTTCATCTGTCCCTGTGGCCGTGGCTGACACGCCACCTGAAAGGCCACAGCTTCCCAGCTAACACTAgcgagctgcagctgctgcagttacacaaagaaaggaagaaaaccgCTGGTTTGTAGTTTATAAAGGAGTATGCTGGTTCAGTGTAACACCCATCCAAACAGAATACCCCTTCACAAAGGTCAGAATGCTGATTTGATAAAATGGCCTCGATAAACTGACAAGGCTAAATTTATCTAAGTTTATGCTAAACTGACAGGGTATGTCAAACCGACTAACACCTGGCCCCTGTTGGCCCCTCTCTAGAACCGCCCATGGTTGGATAGTTTTATCTTATGAAAAGATTTTAGCCAATTATGGTATTGatgataataaacaaaataggaaaatgtaaaagcaaTTCCACAAcctgtaatatttatttgctcAAATTTATCACAAAATACAATAGATTTTACCCCTGCGGTTTTCTTTGCCATACTTGGCCAGAACTGCAACCTAGTAAAATTTCTCCTCACTTTATGTACCATGAAAACATGACTATTAtaataaatgaatcaataaattgAGCACTTTTTCCTCTCCCTTCTTTTCGGAAGTATTTAATGCATGAGGTCACAAAGAAGGAGGAAACAGATCTCGATAGCTAAGATGGCGGAGGAACAGCAGGAATCCTCGCAGGGAGAGATGGAAGGTGAGAAAATCAGTTGCTCGTGAAAATCTCCAACAAGGTGCGCTGACATTTATCGGGCAGCTGGAGCTGAGATTATTGCATCTCTCCGCAGAGGGTTTCATCTGTCCCTGTAGCCGTGGCTGACACGCCACCTGAAAGGCCACAGCTTCCCAGCTAACACTAgcgagctgcagctgctgcagttacacaaagaaaggaagaaaaccgCTGGTTTAGTTACAAGCAGGGAAACAGTGCATGGACTTGAACTAGTATTACAATTCACAAGGTGTTGAATACGTAGGGTTAACATGTAAGGGGgggaggttttgttttctgagcGGTGTGGAGACGTTTTTCGTCGTGCccagaaattgttttgttttcgcACAAGTCGAGCTAGCCCTGTGTAGCTCTCGGGCGGCAGCCGGTGTTATGTGGAAGATTGGGTTCATAATAACCGAAGAATGCTGTCTTATAATATAGTTGTTTACTGGtaacaagatttttttcaaaaatttttgaagatagtgttatttttttttaaatctttgctcAGGTCATTTTCACGTAAATACATCATTCTTAGTACTAcatccttctttttttaaaggagcaAGAGACGATGAAACGTACAGAAGATattaaaaatgatgataaaagTACAATAGGCTCTTAAGATCTGAATGAAAGATGCTGGATTCTCTGGACATGTAGAATGTGTTGTCATTTATGCGTTTCTAAATCATCATGTCCAGAACAACAAACCTCAGAGATGAACAAATGTGGCGTTTTCTGTGGTCGGTGCCAGCACAGATTTTCAtacctgtttatgtttttactcaggttatgttttaagtttgtattttattccactttttaAAGTCTGAGATCAATATTCTTTCATACTTTTAAACCTGCTGCTTAAAGATAAGCTAGCTTCTTTTTAGCTTGAGGATTCGGAGGACAGACTGAGTAAAAGTAGTGGACCTCCGCTATTCTCATGAGTTGGGGATAAAGACGAATAATTAAGATATGCGAATACTTAACACCctctctaaaaatgtttaaaacctcCTATTTTAACTGTTGCAATCAACAAAATACCTTAATGTGCATCAAATGCAcagttttaaactgttttagcATTACTGTAGTTCGCCATCCACTGCCACTCTTGGGGTTACCAATCAAAACCAAGCAAAATAAACGCTGCCCTTGGATTGGCTGCttggaaacgcagctaataTTATACCAAGTAGCATCAAGCATAGCTTAGTTTACCTTCCCAAGTTGCACTTCGCACATTTTGGGAAAATGAATCCAGCAAAATTGCACCAGAGGTTGGGTGGGGGTTTACTGTAAATGAGAATACTTCCTTCCACTGGAAATTCCAGTACTGCCATGATTATTTTCTGGCCTGTATAACAATGCAggtgctttgtttttcttgtgtggAAGTTGACGTGCATtattgcttaaaaatatttttaagggaAATGACAGTCTCTTCCTAATCACAAGTTTACCTGCACtattttctttcccttcctcATCTGCTCTTGCCTTCCATATTTATGAAATTCCATATCCAGTCCTGACTTTGACTCACCTTGACTTCTCTCTTCCCAGGAGTTAATTGTCTCGCCTACGATGAGGCCATAATCGCTCAACAGGACAGGATTCAGCAGGAGGTGAGGAATCAAATGTTTCTTCTAAGGGGATTGCTCCTGAACACACCAAACCACACTACgttgcattctgggtaattgGCAGCTATCTGGTTGGAATGCCGCCACACTTTGTACGCAGACGATGGATAGAGGgggaaaagagacaaaatgaaaggagagaaaataagaaaaggacaaaagtggataaattaagttttgtttttggtttcagctAAAAGCAATtgtagttaaataaataatttaataaatttgttttcactgaaaatttccaacattttcttgtagaatttcttttgttcaaatttgagaaaattttgaggtaatgttattccctcatcagaaacatctCTGCAGCATTTCCCTGATTGGTTCATGCGtgcttgagaaatcctttaatctctatggcaaccgttcagcttgcgcaaaacgcctggttggatcgagctccgccttcgaggacaaAGCTCCTTCTCAGAGAAGCAGATTCCAAGCTTCCGGAAACTCGGAAACTCCAAGCGTCCAGAGTTTCCGAGTGGAACTGTGCTGCTGCGGAGCTCGTAACAGGAGccacttctcagagcaacgctggtagaaaccttgttgaaaagttagtagaggagccatgttgtgatgacatccTGAAggcaggaagagcaggagtttcttaaattacagagtcaaatttcttttaagtcataattGATAATATtggggcgtgctgcggtggtgtaggggacagcgcaacccacatttggaggccttgagtcctcgacgcggccgttgcgggttcgattcccggacccgacgacatttgccgcatgtcttcccccctctcgttccacctttcctgtcagcctactgttgtataagagacactagagccacaaaagaccccctggtgggggaaaaaaaaataaataaaaataaataaataattgataatattgcatttttgtaacaacatagtgacttgattgtgctgtaaaatgccACTATATGCTTGGAAAATAGATGATCCTGCCCCTTTAAGAGATATACTGATAAGAATTTTGGAGTCTGTTTGAAGCTTTGATGTTCACTCAGAATAAGCCTGAACAGCATTTTAGggttgaattattaaaataggcagttgtACTAGCATTTTTATAGGAGGTCGCAAGTGTTTGTAAATTGTAAATGCACAGTTGACGAGTTTAAAAACGTCCGAGTTGGTGCAACTGCAGGCTAACTGTGTCGTCTGCGCAGATCGCAAACAGCAACCCGCTAGTGTCGGACATACAGGACCTGTCGGTGCTGCAGAAAGAATACGCCGAGGACGACATGGTTTATCAGCTCAAGCTCAAGGTCGGGCAGACCGTCGGTTCACAGCGTCCGGGTTTTACAGCGCGGCTCCAAATTTGTAACCAACTCCTCTTCGTTTTCCGTTTCAGGACCTTTACAAAAAGTACGCGTATATCCGCAAAACACGACCAGATGGAAACTGCTTCTACAGAGCCTTCGGCTTCGCACATCTAGAGTCGCTGCTAGACAACAGCAAAGAGCTTCAGAAGTAAGAGGCATGATGGTTACCGTCGGCttattaaatgtttgattttttgttgttgtcttaaATCAAAAGGATCCATTTTGGCTTTATACTTTATACCATTGCTGCCCTGCAAATTAAACATGCTTGGCCATATTTAGCTTCTGTGTTGGTCAGGTTACCCTGACGCATCAGAATGTGCATCATATTCTGTGTTGGACTGTTTCTacctttaataaatgtttttgtatttttagatttaaagcaGTTGCAGCTAAAAGCAAACTAGACCTGGTTAACGAAGGCTTCACTGAGTTTACCATTGAGGATTTCCACAACACGGTGAGCGTCCCGTCGGCGGTCTGGTCGTTGAAGCTGTCGGTTCGGATTAGACGGACGGATCAGATCAGCCTCTCAGATCGACAAATCGGCTCCTGTTTAGTTTTTCCTGAACCGCAGCGCTTTATTGTATTGACTTGTGGAACTGTTTTCATTCGTTCCACAATTCCACACGTTTCGATGTGGATTCGGAGACACAGACATGCATCAAGAACACATTATGTTCAAGATTTTCTGCGTTTTGTTGTATTCACCACTTGACAACAACGTTCCTGTTAACCTCGCTGACCTTCAGTTGCTAATGTAGGATTTATTAAgtatatttagctaaaaataaaaacatgttggatctttatttatattatttttattcataatatactaatttattttaagatattttgtagttgtcttttttttgattattaacatttttgataattattCTTTGCTTTCCCCCGCCCCCCCCATCCCACCTGCCATCCAGTTCATGGACTTGATTGAACTGGTTGAGAAACATCCGAGCCTGCAGGAGCTGCTCAACTCTTTCAATGACCAGAACATGTCCGACTACGTCGTGGTTTACCTGCGCCTCCTCACCTCAGGCTACTTGCAGCGAGAGCATGGCTTCTTCGAGCACTTCATCGAGGGAGGACGCACCATCAAGGAGTTCTGTCAGCAGGTGGGCAGCGTTTGGggtaaaaagttatttttacagagaaaaaacGATAAAGACAGAAACTGGAAGTGCAGCGATCACGGTTTCCCCCCCCGGCCGATAGTGATTATCTTTCAGGTCTTAATTGCTGATTGTAATTTTTACTACGGCACATAAAACAGCAGCGGTCGGCACcgctaactaaaaagttacttgcactaatcataaacattagctcCGCTAACATGCCACGCCAACGTGCTAATGCTAAATAATATCTGCCCTTGAATGACAACCTTCAAGTACCAAATTAATTTGGATataatttgcattttccttaaatatatttatgtttatatcttgtTCTCTACTGTCTTCCAGTGggtttcttgtttgaaataaagttatttgtaGGGGGGATAAAAGGGCAAGAACACAGAACAGCTACATAAACAGCAAACattctcttcaaaataagagtttgaACCCAACTGtctaacttttagaaaaattctTAGGAGTTAATAATCAAAACTTCAGTGCTGATGTTGAACTTTACAAAACAACCAAGTTACTCTTTAGAATTTATGTAGAAAAGTTGACTTAGGCAaagctaagtgcgctaaatGTTTCTGAAGTCGGCAAACGCGCTCAAGGAAAGATTAGTTCCACTATTAGCACATTAGCGGAAAGTGTGCCTGCCTCtgtaaaaatgaaggaaatacaATATTTATCAAAGTGTATATATAATGCccaatatttgtattttattttttaagaattgGTTAAAGTACTAATGGAAAAATTAGCTCCACTATTAGCGTATTAATAGAATTGTGCccacagaaaataaactttttttttttacatattggtGCTCAATGAAAGAATGTTAGGATTAAGAGTCATGTGGTAAACATAGATTCTTAAATATCATTAAAGAGGCTTTTTGAATGaactaaatgtaaacaaaatgtttgtgcatatggtgtttattgtttttttttttccccttctcctTTCCTAGGAAGTAGAGCCTATGTCTAAAGAAAGTGACCACATTCACATCATTGCCTTAGCCAAGGCCCTGAATGTATCCATTCTGGTGGAGTACATGGACAGAGGGGAAGGAGGGTTTGTCAATAACCACATCTTCCCTGAAGGGGGCGACCCGCGCATCTTCCTGCTGTACAGACCAGGCCATTACGACATCCTGTACAAATAACACTCCTGGGCCACATCGGATCACGTCCTCCTCAAGCTGCACTCCGCAGGGGGGAgcgtttaagaaaaaaacaaacaaacaaaacataacatcaGCTGCCACGTTGATTTACAAATCGCATCTGTGTCTGAGATGATTCtcatttatttggaaattaaaCGATAAAATCACATGCGTCTCATTTACCCCTCTTGCTCCAAACCTCCCCCAGCCCCAGTCTCTCCTCCGCcgtcacacaaaaaaaaaactatagtTGGAAAATAGAAGCGACCCCAGCAGATTAGTTgtacaggtttttgtttttttcttctttttcttttgtggttgtaaatgtTATCttcttgctttgtttgtttctcctccTTTGGTACACTGCGTTTCATTGAGTTTATTAAAGTCATTTACATCTTATCTGCTGCCTTTTCTCTGACTCTCACATTCTGCTcccttttgaatatttttttaatcaggaaAAATTACGGGACACTAACAAGTGGCCAAGAGTTTTACCAAATGtatcaatttttcttttttctaaaaagtacTTTAAGAGACCTCATCCAGAAAGTTAATCGTTTCCATAGGAACATTTGGTCTTGAATCCGTTATTTGtctcctgctgtttgtttttagtatAAAAGTTCAACAGCTGTCAAAAAACCAAAATCTAGTTCTACTCAGGATTCCAACATGGCTGTGCACACATAACTAAATGCTCTAAAGACCCTTTAGGAAATGAAATgccaaaatagttttttattttatttttatgaatattttaaccattcaaggaaaaaatatttggcTTCTAAAATGGGACTAGTCAAATGCAATGAGGTATTGGTGTTGTGGATCAGTGCAGCAGTTCTTACATTTAATTAGTACACTATTATAGCAGTTATATAACTGGattgcatttattaaaacttgcccttttaatttctttttttaaattatctatttaaaatatttgaagggactttctgtttgttcttgTGGATGTGTGGCTTCTTTCTCCCCCTGCCTTTAGGTCTGCATGTGAAGCTGTGCTTCCTTCACAAATGTGCACATCTGTTACAACACTAAatgttaaattcatttttcactttgtggCCAAATAAGGATGAGAAAAAAGTTCTATttagtttgcttgtttttatgtttaacacATTGACAATAAAAAACCAAATTAAGCACATGTTCAGAATTTCACAAGTTGGCACCTAATGTTTTAAcgctgtttttttccctgtaCGCTTTCATTTTCCGCTTTAGAGGAACGTTAAAATCGTTCAAACCTTTGGCTCAGAATAAAAAGATTCTGAGGATCAGTGAACTGCTTAGAAACACAAATCCAAAGATTATGTTGACTTTGTGAACAAATGTCCTGTAGTCACAGCAACCTGCTATGAGAAAGTTATGGACACCCCTAGTATCTTTTCCAACAGACTGTTACGCAGCAATgttgtcttcagtcagaggcttcttcaaaagTGCCACAATACAGACTGCTACCGGGGATTCCTCATCAGCATCTACAactctttaaagaaatttgaatgatgagttaaagcaacatttaatttccctgtaggaataagtatttttgaattgaattttattttttagttataaaaacaaaaaccgtcataaaataaaaaatgaacgAATACATCAAAGAACTACTTGTCTTTTGTTCTTCAACCGTTTTCATGAAAATATGAATATCAGAACTACGAATGTATGTCCTATACGCGTAAACTAACCAAAGATCGTAAATTATAACGTGATGTTTTCTCGTTCACGTTTTTCTGGACTCAAGAGTGAAGTCAATATTAGAATTCGTGGTCAGAGTGAGAGCTCTGTCTCTGTGGTTGAGCTCTGgagaaaacaaaccaacatgTCTGCTCTCACGAAGTCTTTCACGTCGGCTGGCAGAAGAGTGTTCTCCAGGTGTACAAGGCAACGTTCATCAGTGACAAGTATGTCCAAAGTTGGAATTATTCATGTCAAGGTAGTCTCGTTATTTTCTTTCGTGGTTTTAAGCTAACCAGTTAAATAGAAAGAGTTTTTCGTTCTAAAGGTTAGCTGTTGACATTTAGAGTAACACAGCAGGCTAGAACTTAATGGCTTGTTTAGTGATGAAGATTTATCGCGAATGTATTTGCAGTTGAACGAGCTTCAACTGCAAAGTTTGTCCACGACGGATTTTATATAACTGTCACAAACTTCATTGTGTTTTCTGGGGATCAATACAACCggtcaacacaaagtagtccaTAATTAAGTTTAAGGAAAATGCACTTTGGTTTGgtatttagaaatgaaaatctgaGACGTCAGTGTGATGTGCTGGTGTATTCCGCCACCTTGAGTCAATTATTATGTAGAACCacctttaaaatgttacagtatgtctctaccagctttctaaacaaaggattttattattattattattattattattattattattattattattattattattattttattttttcattcttttctgcaaaataagtCAACctcaatctgattggctgaa from Gambusia affinis linkage group LG18, SWU_Gaff_1.0, whole genome shotgun sequence carries:
- the LOC122820508 gene encoding ubiquitin thioesterase OTUB1-like isoform X1 produces the protein MRSQRRRKQISIAKMAEEQQESSQGEMEGVNCLAYDEAIIAQQDRIQQEIANSNPLVSDIQDLSVLQKEYAEDDMVYQLKLKDLYKKYAYIRKTRPDGNCFYRAFGFAHLESLLDNSKELQKFKAVAAKSKLDLVNEGFTEFTIEDFHNTFMDLIELVEKHPSLQELLNSFNDQNMSDYVVVYLRLLTSGYLQREHGFFEHFIEGGRTIKEFCQQEVEPMSKESDHIHIIALAKALNVSILVEYMDRGEGGFVNNHIFPEGGDPRIFLLYRPGHYDILYK
- the LOC122820508 gene encoding ubiquitin thioesterase OTUB1-like isoform X2, with translation MAEEQQESSQGEMEGVNCLAYDEAIIAQQDRIQQEIANSNPLVSDIQDLSVLQKEYAEDDMVYQLKLKDLYKKYAYIRKTRPDGNCFYRAFGFAHLESLLDNSKELQKFKAVAAKSKLDLVNEGFTEFTIEDFHNTFMDLIELVEKHPSLQELLNSFNDQNMSDYVVVYLRLLTSGYLQREHGFFEHFIEGGRTIKEFCQQEVEPMSKESDHIHIIALAKALNVSILVEYMDRGEGGFVNNHIFPEGGDPRIFLLYRPGHYDILYK